Proteins encoded by one window of Pristiophorus japonicus isolate sPriJap1 chromosome 17, sPriJap1.hap1, whole genome shotgun sequence:
- the LOC139228042 gene encoding 5-hydroxytryptamine receptor 1A-beta-like, producing MPGPLGPGSNGSSSPVYIPLSAVSLAVSGLMLGCTLVIGVLGNGLVCRVVYANKSLQTANNALLVNLAASDLLRCTVDIPGFLVATTWGNSRADLGESMCLLQPFTYSLSSCVQLVTLVVISAERYQAVAHPFQTAKRRVRVKVWISMVWSAGLVLSVFSVTVAKDTPVYLRCRHRPIDAQSYFDPFGSYILLPVWMASLSLIIVHYTRIFVLVRRHSNRIFDSGIVPASPEEHGLRLPASAWHSVQQMPAAMVPTNGQVQHLHIEADPALQSKKDVCPVQCQVAPMNNSVLSPPGHGPSDAPNIVGAVCLVTSKSREHTTKRMEGKLAKRFGYIILTFLVFWMPLVIILLLNTFLQGAFSMRPLLLELQTFAVALTCVPAAVNPFIYTMLNQQFHSEIQQVITRLRSTCHTPFLKGHAPCLKGRAPCLMGHAPCLMGHTPCLKGHAPCLKGHAPCLMGHAPCLMGHAPCLMGHAPCLIGHAPCLIGHAPCLIGHAPCLKGHALYLKGHAPYLRHPRGDVIERATKMVAKMELDHLLYQRALLQIGGK from the exons ATGCCGGGACCTCTTGGTCCAGGGTCCAACGGGAGCAGCTCCCCGGTGTATATTCCCCTGAGCGCTGTTTCTCTGGCGGTGAGCGGACTGATGCTCGGCTGCACTTTGGTGATCGGGGTGTTGGGGAACGGGCTGGTCTGCCGGGTGGTGTACGCGAACAAGTCCCTCCAGACGGCCAACAACGCGCTCCTGGTCAACCTGGCGGCCAGCGACCTGCTGCGATGCACGGTGGACATCCCTGGGTTCCTGGTGGCCACCACTTGGGGCAACAGCCGGGCGGACCTGGGGGAAAGCATGTGCCTCCTGCAGCCCTTCACCTACTCCCTCAGCAGCTGCGTCCAGTTGGTCACTCTGGTGGTCATCAGCGCCGAGCGTTACCAAGCCGTCGCCCACCCCTTCCAGACGGCCAAGAGGAGGGTCAGGGTCAAGGTGTGGATCTCCATGGTGTGGTCCGCGGGGCTTGTCCTGTCGGTCTTCTCGGTCACGGTGGCCAAGGACACCCCGGTGTACCTGAGGTGCCGGCATCGCCCAATCGACGCCCAGAGTTACTTTGACCCTTTTGGTTCCTACATCCTGCTGCCCGTTTGGATGGCCAGTCTGTCtctgatcattgtccattacacgaGAATCTTTGTGCTGGTCAGACGGCACAGCAACCGAATCTTCGACAGCGGCATCGTGCCCGCTTCACCAGAGGAGCACGGGCTACGCCTGCCAGCCTCAGCCTGGCACAGCGTTCAGCAAATGCCAGCCGCCATGGTGCCAACCAACGGGCAGGTCCAACACCTGCACATTGAGGCCGACCCCGCTCTTCAGTCGAAGAAGGATGTCTGTCCAGTCCAGTGCCAAGTTGCTCCGATGAATAATAGTGTACTGTCGCCCCCCGGGCATGGACCATCCGATGCCCCTAACATTGTGGGAGCAGTGTGCCTCGTTACCAGCAAGTCTCGAGAGCACACCACCAAAAGGATGGAGGGCAAACTAGCCAAACGCTTCGGTTACATCATCTTGACCTTCCTGGTGTTCTGGATGCCGCTGGTTATTATTTTGCTGTTGAACACGTTTCTGCAAGGTGCTTTTTCCATG CGGCCATTACTCCTCGAGCTTCAGACGTTTGCAGTTGCTTTGACCTGCGTTCCTGCCGCCGTGAACCCTTTCATTTACACCATGCTCAATCAGCAGTTCCACTCAGAAATCCAGCAGGTTATCACTAGATTGCGCAGCACTT GCCACACCCCCTTCCTGAAGGGCCACGCCCCCTGCCTGAAGGGCCGCGCCCCCTGCCTGATGGGCCACGCCCCCTGCCTGATGGGCCACACCCCCTGCCTGAAGGGCCACGCCCCCTGCCTGAAGGGCCACGCCCCCTGCCTGATGGGCCACGCCCCCTGTCTGATGGGCCACGCCCCCTGTCTGATGGGCCACGCCCCCTGTCTGATAGGCCACGCCCCCTGTCTGATAGGCCATGCCCCCTGTCTGATAGGCCACGCCCCCTGCCTGAAAGGCCACGCCCTCTATCTAAAAGGCCACGCCCCCTATCT acgccacccacgtggtgacgtcatcgagcgtgcaaccAAAATGGTTGCCAAAATGGAGTTGGATCACCTGCTTTACCAGCGGGCACTGCTCCAGATTGGGGGCAAGTAG